In Palaemon carinicauda isolate YSFRI2023 chromosome 28, ASM3689809v2, whole genome shotgun sequence, a single genomic region encodes these proteins:
- the LOC137621729 gene encoding uncharacterized protein, with protein sequence MVIKKAVLDAYAVTSEGYHQKFCNYVKPHIMTWTEFAAEKLRLFRKWLDSDVVTYEELNSLIVTEEFKRRLPQNIMFYIADKEEKDLKKAAVLADNYSLIRKGSLGNVKQHRAEPLGDKDGKTDRGLFCNYCKKEGHMISNCPNPACKRGKLTENRAPVKVFPGYKSDAGKESVMHCVSQDKNLFEKFICNGTISLHSTDKPIKVRMLRDTGSNQSILIKSVVPNLTLLDEKVVVRDLTDTKLLPLTEVFMDCLYVTSKVKMAVREGNFPLQNVQVLLGNDLAGELLLPNLIMYETPGIIEESENERDRECQKEEN encoded by the coding sequence ATGGTAATCAAAAAAgctgttttagatgcatatgctGTAACTAGTGAAGGTTATCATCAAAAGTTTTGTAATTATGTTAAGCCCCATATTATGACTTGGACTGAATTTGCTgcagaaaaattaaggttgtttagGAAGTGGCTTGACTCAGATGTAGTTACTTATGAGGAATTAAATAGTCTCATTGtaactgaggaatttaagagacgtctccctcaaaatatcatgttttatatagctgataaggaagagaaggatctcaaaaaggcagctgttttggctgataaCTATTCATTAATACGTAAAGGCAGTCTgggtaatgtaaaacaacatagagcagaaccactgggtgataaagatgggaagactgataggggtttgttttgcaattattgtaagaaggaaggccACATGATTAGTAATTGTCCAAATCCTGCATGTAAGAGGGGAAAATTGACTGAAAACAGAGCTCCAGTTAAGGTGTTCCCAGGATACAAATCAGACGCCGGTAAAGAATCTGTAATGCATTGCGTATCACAGGAcaagaatttgtttgaaaaattcatttgtaacggtacaatatcattgcacagtactgataaacccattaaagtaagaatgttaagggatacaggttcaaaccaaagcattttaattaaaagtGTTGTTCCAAATCTCACATTGCTTGATGAAAAGGTTGTAGTCAGGGATTTAACTGACACTAAACTATTGCCGCTTACAGAAGTGTTCATGGATTGTCTGTATGTAACTAGTAAAGTAAAAATGgctgttagagaagggaatttccccttgcaaaatgtacaagtgttacttggtaatgatcttgctggagaactgttgttacccaatctgataatgtatgaaactcctggaataatagaggaaagtgaaaatgaaagagaTCGTGAGTGccaaaaagaggaaaattaa